One Glandiceps talaboti chromosome 2, keGlaTala1.1, whole genome shotgun sequence genomic region harbors:
- the LOC144453824 gene encoding E3 ubiquitin-protein ligase pellino homolog 1-like, whose translation MPLSTEKETSKQPKKHKPEGVNMNMSGSDSDSSSSVKYGELIVLGYNGSLPSGNRGRRRSQFALFKRMTSNGVKPVSQQTYDSPKAAQAVTSTKQHSVSYTLSRNQTVVVEYTSDQNTDMFQIGRSTEPVIDFVVMDTVPGASSAEDCQVTESTISRFACRIIVDREPPHLARLYAAGFDTRNNIFLGEKACKWKTDDESGMDGLTTNGVLIMRPKGGFTPEARPSVWREISVCGHVFSLREIRSSPQKGKMIEAENNILEDGTLIDLCGATLLWRSATGLLRTPTQKHLDQLRQDINASRPQCPVGLMTLVLPSRSRGADLDEKQPYVYLKCGHVHGYHRWGRRDSAKEKEDLERTCPLCREVGPYVPMVMGNEPSFYVDSGPPSHAFCPCGHVCSEKTVRFWSQVPLPHGTHGFQATCPFCATPLAGDQGFVKLIFQQSE comes from the exons ATGCCATT GTCAACAGAAAAAGAGACTAGCAAACAACCCAAAAAACATAAGCCGGAGGGTGTTAACATGAACATGAGTGGTTCAGATTCAGACAGCAGTTCCTCAGTTAAGTATGGAGAACTAATCGTTTTAGG ATACAATGGAAGTCTTCCGAGTGGCAACAGAGGCAGAAGAAGAAGTCAGTTTGCGTTATTCAAGAGAATGACCTCAAATGGTGTCAAGCCAGTATCACAGCAAACATATGACTCACCTAAGGCTGCACAG GCGGTAACAAGTACCAAACAACATAGTGTGTCATATACATTATCCCGCAATCAGACTGTAGTTGTAGAGTATACGTCAGATCAAAATACAGATATGTTTCAG ATTGGCAGgtccacagaaccagtgatcgattttgttgtcatggataccGTACCAGGGGCATCCTCTGCGGAAGACTGTCAAGTGACCGAAAGCACCATATCCAGATTTGCATGTCGCATAATTGTTGACAGAGAACCACCTCATCTAGCGAGGTTGTATGCCGCAGGATTTGATACTCGCAATAACATTTTTCTTGGG GAGAAGGCTTGTAAATGGAAAACAGACGATGAAAGCGGAATGGATGGTTTAACGACTAATGGTGTACTTATAATGAGACCAAAAGGAGGTTTTACTCCCGAAGCTAGGCCTTCTGTCTGGAGGGAAATCTCTGTGTGTGGTCATGTCTTTTCTCTACGAGAAATTAGATCATCTCCACAAAAAGGCAAAATG ATTGAAGCTGAAAATAATATCTTAGAGGACGGAACTTTGATAGATCTTTGTGGTGCTACATTATTATGGAGGTCAGCCACAGGACTCCTTAGGACACCA ACTCAAAAACATTTAGACCAGCTAAGACAAGATATCAATGCTTCCAGACCACAGTGTCCAGTAGGATTAATGACGTTAGTATTGCCCTCCAGAAGTAGGGGAGCG GATTTAGATGAGAAACAACCAtatgtatatttgaaatgtgGTCATGTTCACGGCTATCATAGATGGGGAAGAAGGGACAGTGCTAAGGAGAAGGAAGACTTGGAAAGAACGTGTCCCCTTTGTAGAGAG GTTGGCCCGTACGTACCAATGGTAATGGGAAATGAACCAAGTTTTTATGTTGATTCTGGTCCTCCATCACATGCATTCTGTCCATGTGGTCATGTGTGTTCAGAAAAGACAGTCAG GTTTTGGTCTCAAGTACCATTACCCCATGGAACCCATGGATTTCAGGCCACATGCCCATTTTGTGCTACACCACTTGCTGGAGATCAGGGCTTtgtgaaattaatatttcaacaatcagagtag